A DNA window from Engystomops pustulosus chromosome 6, aEngPut4.maternal, whole genome shotgun sequence contains the following coding sequences:
- the PPP1R3D gene encoding protein phosphatase 1 regulatory subunit 3D has product MTMSSTLRPSIMPHKEQAAFGIPRSLSCINNLYQHVRLAEGFGGSGVCLTKEHHRSPTSQHTEIKVSNSCDPELHPIIRRRTKSLPSSPERKISAKCRPQCHKVRFADSLGLELAEVKVFNTSDNPFIPLHVLSRLSINSDLCCSQDLEVSIEYLEPDFKQPAECGDFLERLHQHCVCLEQVTSSVELEISGTIRVLNLAFEKLVTVRYSFTNWKTHYDARAIWLNSDNTVVPNTDVFAFVISLPPFLQQICSVVQIAVRYQVDGKDYWDNNHGNNYIFISKSHRLKIPKDCEQSWIHFI; this is encoded by the coding sequence ATGACTATGTCTTCCACACTGCGTCCATCTATAATGCCTCACAAAGAACAAGCAGCGTTTGGCATCCCTCGAAGCTTGAGTTGTATCAATAATCTTTACCAACATGTAAGGCTGGCAGAAGGATTTGGTGGGTCAGGAGTTTGTTTAACCAAAGAGCATCACAGATCGCCTACTTCACAACATACAGAAATTAAGGTGAGCAACAGCTGCGATCCAGAGCTACATCCAATTATTCGCCGTAGGACAAAGTCTCTTCCTAGTTCTCCAGAGAGGAAGATTTCTGCTAAATGTCGGCCTCAATGCCATAAAGTGAGATTTGCAGATTCACTTGGTTTGGAGTTGGCGGAAGTAAAGGTATTCAACACTAGTGATAACCCATTCATCCCTCTCCATGTCCTCTCACGACTGTCTATCAATTCAGACTTGTGTTGTAGTCAAGATTTGGAAGTTTCCATAGAATACTTGGAGCCAGACTTCAAACAGCCGGCTGAGTGTGGAGATTTTTTGGAGCGTCTGCATCAGCATTGTGTCTGCTTAGAACAAGTTACCAGTTCAGTGGAGCTAGAGATTTCTGGCACCATTCGAGTGTTAAATCTTGCCTTTGAAAAATTGGTTACAGTGAGGTATTCTTTTACTAATTGGAAGACCCATTATGATGCAAGAGCAATTTGGCTAAATAGTGACAACACAGTCGTTCCTAACACAGATGTATTTGCCTTTGTTATTTCATTGCCACCTTTTTTACAGCAAATCTGCTCTGTGGTACAAATTGCCGTAAGGTACCAGGTCGACGGCAAGGATTATTGGGATAACAACCATggaaataattatatttttatatcaaaGAGCCACAGACTTAAAATCCCGAAAGATTGTGAGCAGAGTTGGATCCATTTCATCTGA